One window from the genome of Bacteroidota bacterium encodes:
- a CDS encoding TPM domain-containing protein: MLFNKPKDIFSPEQQGMIISAINEAEMQTSGEVKVHVEPFCKTDPMQRALQVFDELELHHTAQRNGVLFYLAYEDHKFAILGDEGIHHKVGQNFWDTTKEKMAAHLKKGEYTEALCEGVKMAGEQLKAYFPYAHDDKNELSNDISFGGHNA; this comes from the coding sequence ATGCTTTTTAACAAACCCAAAGATATTTTCAGCCCCGAGCAGCAGGGAATGATTATTTCAGCCATTAACGAGGCTGAAATGCAAACCAGCGGCGAGGTAAAAGTACACGTAGAGCCCTTTTGCAAGACAGACCCTATGCAAAGGGCTTTACAAGTATTTGATGAGCTGGAATTGCACCACACCGCACAACGTAACGGGGTGCTTTTTTACCTTGCCTACGAAGACCATAAGTTTGCCATACTGGGCGATGAAGGTATACACCACAAAGTGGGGCAAAATTTTTGGGACACTACTAAAGAGAAAATGGCCGCTCACCTTAAAAAAGGTGAATATACCGAAGCTCTTTGCGAAGGTGTGAAAATGGCGGGAGAACAGCTAAAAGCATATTTCCCCTACGCACACGATGATAAAAACGAATTAAGCAACGATATATCTTTTGGAGGGCATAATGCGTAA
- a CDS encoding LemA family protein codes for MKRSTIILLVVAGVLVLWAIFAQRGFVSKEEKVNKAWADVQSSYQRRFDLIPNLQAIVEGAADFEKSTLTAVIEARAKATSVNIDANNLTPENIQKFQEAQTQFSSSLSRLLVSVEQYPQLTATQNFKDFQVELAGTENRINRARDLFNEAVQSYNTSIRMFPGNILAGLFGFEKKGSFAADAGAQNAPKIDFKKDK; via the coding sequence ATGAAACGTTCAACCATTATTTTACTTGTAGTAGCCGGTGTATTGGTTCTTTGGGCCATTTTTGCACAACGCGGTTTTGTTTCCAAAGAGGAAAAGGTGAACAAAGCATGGGCCGATGTTCAAAGCAGCTACCAACGTCGTTTTGACCTTATACCCAACCTGCAAGCAATTGTTGAAGGAGCCGCCGATTTTGAAAAAAGTACTCTTACCGCAGTAATTGAAGCCCGCGCGAAAGCTACCTCGGTAAATATTGATGCCAACAACCTTACCCCTGAAAACATTCAAAAGTTTCAAGAGGCACAAACCCAATTCAGCAGCTCACTAAGCCGCTTATTGGTTTCTGTTGAGCAATATCCTCAGCTAACTGCTACCCAAAACTTTAAAGATTTTCAAGTTGAGTTGGCCGGAACTGAAAACCGCATCAACCGTGCCCGCGATTTGTTTAACGAGGCTGTACAAAGCTATAACACCTCTATCCGTATGTTCCCCGGTAATATACTGGCCGGACTTTTCGGGTTTGAGAAAAAAGGCAGCTTTGCTGCGGATGCAGGCGCACAAAATGCTCCCAAGATTGATTTCAAAAAAGATAAATAA